One segment of Thermococcus sp. AM4 DNA contains the following:
- a CDS encoding DUF473 domain-containing protein, with amino-acid sequence MEAVILAGIARRVLDELLRNPYRTIELRSARNVLAIEEAIDEALRLFLTYDPFDDVSTGTEGLLAELIEAKELETRVPWEESDEREITVCRAKVKLVGLGRVVEVERRDGILVARVRELFPHEMSMG; translated from the coding sequence ATGGAGGCGGTAATCCTCGCTGGAATCGCGAGACGGGTTTTGGACGAGCTCCTGAGGAACCCCTACAGGACGATAGAGCTTAGGAGCGCGCGGAACGTCTTGGCCATCGAGGAGGCGATAGACGAGGCCCTCAGGCTGTTCCTCACCTACGACCCCTTCGACGACGTCTCCACTGGAACCGAAGGTCTCCTCGCGGAGCTGATAGAAGCTAAAGAGCTTGAGACGAGGGTTCCCTGGGAGGAGAGCGACGAGAGAGAAATCACCGTCTGCAGGGCAAAGGTGAAGCTGGTCGGCCTCGGGCGGGTTGTGGAGGTCGAGAGAAGGGACGGAATCCTCGTGGCGAGGGTCAGGGAACTGTTCCCGCACGAGATGAGCATGGGCTAA
- a CDS encoding proteasome assembly chaperone family protein, with protein MEEKPVKLVLPEVKNPIFIEGYPGIGLVGHIAGNFLAKELGMEMIGYVESPFIPPMSIVLEGKPNPPLRFYGKDNVIVAIADVYVPPTLVNEIAREVASYLSEMKAEKVISIGGIGIGFFKEKMEVWGVGAREELNRELEEAGAKILQYGSIMGMSGKLLWEAGKRGLNAYVLLGETFGDRPDPRAAANVIEVLKKLTPIDVSTEPLIKEAEMIEEQLRKMHEQMEQARKKEMKQYESIYL; from the coding sequence ATGGAGGAGAAACCCGTCAAGCTCGTCCTGCCGGAGGTAAAGAACCCGATATTCATCGAGGGTTACCCGGGAATAGGCCTCGTGGGCCACATAGCGGGCAACTTCCTCGCGAAGGAACTCGGAATGGAGATGATAGGCTACGTCGAGAGCCCGTTCATCCCGCCGATGAGCATAGTCCTTGAGGGAAAACCCAACCCACCGCTCCGCTTCTACGGCAAGGACAACGTAATCGTGGCCATAGCGGACGTCTACGTGCCCCCGACGCTGGTAAACGAGATAGCACGGGAAGTGGCGAGCTACCTCAGCGAGATGAAGGCCGAGAAAGTAATCTCCATAGGCGGAATCGGCATAGGCTTCTTCAAGGAGAAGATGGAAGTGTGGGGCGTTGGCGCAAGGGAAGAACTCAACAGGGAGCTCGAAGAGGCCGGAGCGAAGATACTCCAGTACGGCTCGATTATGGGGATGAGCGGAAAGCTCCTCTGGGAAGCCGGGAAGAGAGGGCTGAACGCCTACGTGCTCCTCGGCGAGACGTTCGGCGACAGACCGGATCCGAGGGCCGCTGCCAACGTCATCGAGGTCCTCAAGAAGCTCACGCCTATTGACGTCTCGACGGAACCGCTCATCAAGGAGGCGGAGATGATTGAGGAACAGCTCAGGAAGATGCACGAGCAGATGGAGCAGGCGCGGAAGAAGGAGATGAAGCAGTACGAGAGCATCTACCTGTGA
- the radA gene encoding DNA repair and recombination protein RadA has protein sequence MAKKKVDEVKELEEFEELEIAESSQSSSSKKKKEKEIKTLEDLPGVGPATAEKLREAGYDSIEAIAVASPLELKEIAGISEGAALKIIQAAREAANIGTFMRADEYMEKRKTIGKISTGSKSLDKLLGGGIETQAITEVFGEFGSGKTQLAHTLAVMVQKPPEEGGLGGSVIWIDTENTFRPERIRQIAEARGLDPDETLKNIYVARAFNSNHQMLLVEKAEEIIKEKATTDRPVKLLVVDSLMAHFRSEYVGRGSLAERQQKLAKHLADLHRLADLYDIAVFVTNQVQAKPDAFFGDPTRPVGGHILAHSATLRIYLRKGKAGKRVARLIDSPHLPEGEAVFRITERGVED, from the coding sequence ATGGCGAAGAAGAAAGTTGATGAGGTTAAGGAGCTTGAGGAGTTCGAGGAGCTTGAAATAGCCGAGAGCTCACAGTCATCGTCCTCAAAGAAGAAAAAGGAAAAGGAAATAAAAACTCTTGAGGACCTGCCCGGTGTCGGCCCTGCCACCGCCGAAAAGCTTCGCGAGGCAGGCTACGACAGCATAGAGGCCATAGCCGTCGCCTCACCGCTCGAGCTCAAGGAGATAGCCGGAATAAGCGAAGGCGCTGCCCTCAAGATAATCCAGGCCGCGAGGGAAGCGGCCAACATAGGAACCTTCATGCGCGCCGACGAGTACATGGAGAAGAGGAAGACCATCGGCAAGATTTCCACTGGAAGCAAGAGCCTCGACAAGCTCCTCGGAGGCGGAATAGAGACGCAGGCCATAACAGAGGTCTTCGGTGAGTTCGGAAGCGGAAAGACTCAGCTCGCACACACCCTTGCCGTCATGGTCCAGAAACCGCCCGAGGAAGGTGGGCTCGGCGGTTCGGTGATATGGATTGACACCGAGAACACCTTCAGGCCCGAGAGGATAAGGCAGATAGCCGAGGCCCGCGGTTTGGACCCTGACGAGACGCTCAAGAACATCTACGTGGCGAGGGCCTTCAACAGCAACCACCAGATGCTTCTCGTTGAGAAGGCTGAGGAGATAATCAAAGAGAAAGCGACAACCGACAGGCCGGTTAAGTTGCTCGTCGTTGACTCGCTTATGGCCCACTTCAGGAGCGAGTACGTTGGAAGGGGCTCCCTCGCCGAAAGACAGCAGAAGTTGGCCAAGCACCTCGCCGATTTGCACCGTCTGGCCGACCTCTACGACATAGCGGTCTTCGTGACGAACCAGGTGCAGGCGAAACCGGATGCCTTCTTCGGCGACCCGACGAGGCCCGTCGGTGGCCACATACTCGCTCATTCCGCGACGCTCAGAATCTATCTCAGAAAGGGTAAGGCCGGAAAGAGGGTTGCAAGGCTCATAGACAGCCCGCACCTGCCCGAGGGCGAGGCCGTCTTCAGGATTACTGAGAGGGGAGTTGAGGATTAA
- the nucS gene encoding endonuclease NucS: MPKVELRENPSPEEIKLLVDSAVSSEGVLTIFARCRVHYDGRAKSELGPGDRVIIVKPDGSFLIHQKEKREPVNWQPPGSVVRLELREKPVLVSVRRKPRETLEVELEEVYLITVFHAEDYEELALTGSEAEMAELIFENPEVIEPGFKPLYREKPIKHGIVDVLGVDKDGNLVVLELKRRRADLHAVSQLKRYVETLREKHENVRGILVAPSLTSGARKLLEKEGLEFRKLEPPKRGRKSKGRQLKLF; the protein is encoded by the coding sequence ATGCCCAAGGTTGAGCTCAGGGAGAACCCGTCTCCAGAGGAAATAAAGCTCCTCGTCGATTCGGCCGTTTCCTCCGAGGGAGTGCTCACCATCTTCGCCCGCTGTCGGGTTCACTACGATGGCCGGGCAAAGAGTGAGCTCGGCCCCGGCGACAGGGTTATAATCGTCAAGCCCGACGGTTCGTTTCTGATACACCAGAAGGAGAAGCGCGAACCCGTTAACTGGCAGCCGCCAGGGAGTGTGGTTAGGCTGGAGCTCCGCGAAAAGCCCGTTCTTGTCTCCGTCAGGAGAAAGCCGAGGGAAACGCTGGAGGTCGAGCTTGAGGAGGTTTACCTCATCACTGTCTTCCACGCAGAGGACTACGAGGAGCTCGCTTTGACCGGCAGCGAGGCCGAGATGGCCGAGCTCATCTTCGAGAACCCCGAGGTTATAGAGCCCGGCTTTAAGCCCCTCTACCGCGAGAAGCCCATTAAGCACGGCATCGTTGATGTTCTCGGCGTTGACAAAGATGGAAACCTCGTAGTTCTCGAGTTGAAGCGCAGGAGGGCGGATTTGCACGCGGTCAGCCAGCTCAAGCGCTACGTCGAAACCCTTCGCGAGAAGCACGAGAACGTCAGGGGTATTTTAGTTGCCCCTTCGCTCACCTCCGGCGCCAGAAAACTGCTTGAAAAAGAGGGTTTGGAATTCAGAAAGCTCGAACCGCCGAAGAGGGGCAGAAAATCGAAGGGGAGACAGCTCAAGCTGTTTTAG
- a CDS encoding TrkA family potassium uptake protein, whose translation MLPVTVVRRLLRMRVKVSRNRLIQIALAVLLLAVAFAVAFAYFEGVDFFTAFYWAVITMATIGYGDVTPKTEAGRIVAMIASVAGISTFTALVSLLAENFISSSLRRMMGMHRVNYSGHYLIIGQGSSVSTCVNELIGAIERGELGLAPIVVVFPSEEERKKVELPEEIEVLIGDPTNRETLERARVGKASHVILALEDDSKAVFVTLMVKRMSNAKVLVEVLSEDSVELLKGAGADRVIVSRSLAGRLLASSVFEPEVVDVIDDITSSVKGYDVTVMDGRNFWGRPYIEAFRELKETKNMFLLGYYFNGPVLNPPLDEPIPEGARLIVLRSSLSTGEP comes from the coding sequence ATGCTGCCGGTTACCGTCGTGAGGCGACTGCTTCGAATGCGGGTTAAGGTGAGCAGGAACCGGCTCATCCAGATAGCACTTGCAGTTCTCCTTTTGGCGGTCGCTTTTGCAGTTGCCTTCGCGTACTTTGAGGGTGTTGACTTCTTCACCGCCTTCTACTGGGCGGTCATAACGATGGCGACCATCGGCTACGGTGACGTTACGCCGAAGACAGAGGCCGGGAGAATAGTTGCCATGATAGCCTCCGTTGCGGGCATCTCGACCTTTACCGCCCTCGTTTCCCTCCTGGCGGAAAACTTCATATCGTCGTCTCTGAGGAGGATGATGGGTATGCACAGGGTTAATTATTCCGGCCATTATCTGATAATTGGCCAGGGAAGCAGCGTTTCAACCTGCGTTAACGAGCTTATCGGTGCAATCGAGCGCGGTGAGCTGGGGCTGGCTCCGATAGTTGTGGTCTTCCCCAGCGAGGAGGAGCGAAAGAAAGTTGAACTTCCAGAGGAAATAGAGGTCCTCATTGGGGATCCTACAAACAGGGAGACACTCGAACGTGCCCGGGTTGGTAAAGCTTCCCACGTAATCCTCGCCTTGGAAGATGACTCAAAGGCAGTCTTCGTGACGCTCATGGTGAAGAGGATGTCAAATGCAAAGGTTCTCGTCGAGGTCTTGAGCGAGGACAGCGTTGAGCTCCTGAAGGGTGCCGGAGCAGACAGGGTCATCGTGAGCAGGAGCTTGGCGGGAAGGCTTCTCGCCAGCTCGGTGTTCGAGCCGGAGGTAGTTGACGTCATAGATGACATAACGAGCTCGGTTAAGGGCTACGACGTCACCGTGATGGACGGTCGGAACTTCTGGGGCAGGCCGTACATAGAGGCATTTCGAGAGCTCAAGGAGACAAAGAACATGTTTCTCCTTGGTTACTACTTCAACGGCCCGGTTCTCAATCCCCCTCTCGACGAGCCGATTCCGGAGGGTGCCAGACTGATAGTTCTGAGGAGTTCCCTTTCCACTGGAGAACCGTGA